The proteins below are encoded in one region of Paralysiella testudinis:
- the rnr gene encoding ribonuclease R: protein MKKNPALRQQDPFLAREQQRYDHPLPSREWVIELLEREGVPMKVDALAALLSISDDEMPFFERRLGAMARDGQVHINRRGAVCVAEKLAMVKCRIEAHKDGFGFAVPLTPTGEGDFVLYARQMRGLMHGDIVTVRPAGVDRRGRREGQVLDIIERAYTHVVGRLVMERGVAMLSPEDHRLTDSIILEPDSLQNAQPGQVIVAEIESYPEAHRAGVAKLTEVLGDYADSGMEIEIAVRKHHLPHIFSEGCLKQAAKIPASVHKNDLKGRTDLRDLPLVTIDGETARDFDDAVYAEKQGRNFRLVVAIADVSHYVHPGDGIDTDAIERATSVYFPRRVIPMLPENLSNGICSLNPDVERLCMVCDMVVTYAGNIKSFEFYPAVMRSHARLTYTEVWDWIANGSTNPLKPQIDTLYKLYQVLLKKRHQRGAMEFESTETQMVFDQNGKIERMEPVVRNEAHRLIEECMLAANVCAAEFLLQHKHPALYRNHLGPTTEKLAVLREQLGLLGLHLGGGDKPTPKDYAELAAQFKERPDQELLQVMLLRSMQQAVYEPGNLGHFGLAYEAYTHFTSPIRRYPDLTVHRAIKAVLQGSQYQPQSWQTLGAHCSFAERRADDASRDVENWLKTYYMRDKVGEVFEGRISGMANFGLFVTLNGIHIDGMVHISDLGEDYFNYRPEIMAIEGERSGVRFCMGDAVTVKVARADLDTSKIDLVLLSGGSVGKRGKSSAKSSQTTANKGSKQSQIATDNKSGSKPAKQSAAKPTRSRAAKKAAAAPASTAKPAGKSRKRR, encoded by the coding sequence ATGAAAAAAAATCCCGCCCTGCGCCAACAAGACCCTTTCCTTGCCCGTGAGCAGCAACGCTACGATCATCCGCTGCCCAGCCGCGAGTGGGTTATCGAGCTATTGGAACGCGAAGGCGTGCCGATGAAAGTAGACGCACTGGCTGCGTTGTTGTCGATCAGCGATGACGAAATGCCGTTTTTCGAGCGCCGCTTGGGTGCCATGGCACGCGACGGCCAAGTGCACATCAACCGCCGTGGCGCGGTGTGCGTGGCCGAAAAGCTGGCGATGGTGAAATGCCGCATCGAAGCCCATAAAGACGGCTTCGGCTTTGCCGTGCCGCTCACCCCCACCGGCGAAGGCGATTTTGTGTTGTATGCACGCCAAATGCGCGGGCTGATGCACGGCGATATCGTCACCGTGCGCCCGGCCGGGGTAGACCGCCGTGGCCGCCGCGAAGGCCAGGTGCTCGACATCATCGAGCGCGCCTACACCCATGTGGTGGGCCGTTTGGTGATGGAGCGCGGCGTGGCCATGCTCTCGCCCGAAGATCACCGCCTCACCGACAGCATTATTCTAGAGCCGGATTCGCTGCAAAATGCCCAGCCCGGCCAAGTGATTGTGGCCGAAATCGAAAGCTACCCCGAAGCCCACCGCGCCGGTGTGGCCAAGCTCACCGAAGTATTGGGCGACTATGCCGACAGCGGCATGGAAATCGAAATTGCCGTGCGCAAACACCATTTGCCGCACATTTTCAGCGAAGGCTGCCTGAAACAAGCGGCCAAAATTCCCGCCAGCGTACACAAAAACGACCTAAAAGGCCGCACCGACTTACGCGATTTGCCGCTGGTCACCATCGACGGCGAAACCGCGCGCGACTTTGACGACGCCGTTTACGCCGAAAAACAAGGCCGCAACTTCCGCCTGGTGGTGGCCATTGCCGATGTGAGCCACTACGTGCACCCCGGCGACGGCATCGACACCGACGCCATCGAGCGCGCCACCAGCGTGTATTTTCCGCGCCGCGTGATTCCCATGCTGCCTGAAAACCTCTCCAACGGCATCTGCTCGCTCAACCCCGATGTTGAGCGCCTGTGCATGGTGTGCGATATGGTGGTGACTTATGCGGGCAACATCAAATCGTTTGAATTTTACCCGGCCGTAATGCGCTCGCACGCCCGCCTCACCTACACCGAAGTATGGGATTGGATTGCCAACGGCAGCACCAACCCGCTCAAGCCGCAAATCGACACCTTATATAAGCTCTACCAAGTGCTGCTCAAAAAGCGCCATCAGCGCGGCGCCATGGAATTTGAAAGCACCGAAACGCAAATGGTGTTCGACCAAAACGGCAAAATCGAGCGCATGGAGCCGGTGGTGCGCAACGAAGCCCACCGCCTGATTGAAGAATGTATGCTCGCCGCCAATGTGTGCGCAGCCGAATTTTTGCTGCAACACAAACACCCGGCGCTCTACCGCAACCATCTGGGCCCCACCACGGAAAAACTGGCGGTGCTGCGCGAACAATTGGGCTTGCTCGGCCTGCATCTGGGCGGCGGTGACAAGCCCACCCCCAAAGACTATGCCGAGCTGGCCGCCCAATTCAAAGAGCGCCCCGACCAAGAGCTGCTGCAAGTAATGCTGCTGCGCTCCATGCAGCAAGCCGTATACGAGCCGGGCAACCTTGGCCACTTCGGCTTGGCCTACGAAGCCTACACCCACTTCACCTCGCCCATCCGCCGCTATCCCGACCTCACCGTCCACCGCGCCATCAAAGCCGTGTTGCAAGGCAGCCAATACCAGCCGCAATCGTGGCAAACCTTGGGCGCCCACTGCTCCTTTGCCGAGCGCCGTGCCGACGACGCCAGCCGCGATGTGGAAAACTGGCTCAAAACCTACTATATGCGCGATAAAGTGGGCGAAGTATTTGAAGGCCGCATTTCCGGCATGGCCAACTTCGGCTTATTCGTTACCCTCAACGGCATCCACATCGACGGCATGGTACACATCAGCGACTTGGGCGAAGACTACTTCAACTACCGCCCCGAAATCATGGCCATCGAAGGCGAACGCAGCGGCGTGCGCTTTTGCATGGGCGATGCGGTCACCGTAAAAGTGGCGCGCGCCGATTTAGACACCAGCAAAATCGACCTGGTTTTGCTCAGCGGCGGCAGCGTGGGCAAACGCGGTAAAAGCAGTGCCAAAAGCAGCCAAACCACCGCTAATAAAGGCAGCAAGCAAAGCCAAATCGCCACCGACAACAAATCCGGCAGCAAACCGGCCAAGCAATCCGCCGCTAAGCCCACCCGCAGCCGTGCGGCCAAAAAAGCCGCCGCCGCACCTGCCAGCACGGCCAAGCCCGCAGGCAAAAGCCGCAAACGGCGTTAA
- the ttcA gene encoding tRNA 2-thiocytidine(32) synthetase TtcA — MPSTPKQQYEHNKLNKRLRHQVGAAINDFNMIEAGDKIMVCLSGGKDSFALLDILLGLQKSAPISFELLAVNLDQKQPGFPAHVLPEYLQQLGVPFQIIEEDTYSVVKRVIEEGKTTCGLCSRLRRGVLYRVAKENGCTKIALGHHRDDILETLFLNLFYGGKLKAMPPKLLSDNGEHMVIRPLAYVKEKDLVRYAEIRQFPIIPCNLCGSQPNLQRQVIKEMLQQWDKQHPGRSETLFSALQNVVPSHLADTALFGFTTLQRGQTLQHGGDIGFDKETFIQPMPPHHDADSENDVAAGPPSTQRVFNILDNRV; from the coding sequence ATGCCCTCCACACCCAAACAACAATACGAACACAATAAGCTCAACAAACGCCTGCGCCACCAAGTAGGCGCGGCCATCAACGACTTCAATATGATTGAAGCGGGCGACAAAATCATGGTGTGCTTATCCGGCGGCAAAGACAGCTTTGCCCTGCTGGATATTCTGCTCGGCCTGCAAAAATCGGCACCGATATCGTTTGAACTCTTGGCAGTGAATCTGGACCAAAAACAGCCCGGCTTTCCCGCCCATGTATTGCCTGAATACCTGCAACAGCTCGGCGTGCCGTTTCAGATTATCGAAGAAGACACCTACAGCGTGGTTAAGCGCGTGATTGAAGAAGGCAAAACCACCTGCGGCCTGTGCAGCCGCCTGCGCCGCGGCGTACTTTACCGCGTGGCCAAAGAAAACGGCTGCACCAAAATCGCCCTCGGCCACCACCGCGACGACATCTTGGAAACCCTGTTTCTGAATCTATTTTACGGCGGCAAACTCAAAGCCATGCCGCCCAAATTATTGTCCGACAATGGCGAGCATATGGTGATCCGCCCCTTGGCCTACGTGAAAGAAAAAGATTTGGTGCGCTACGCCGAAATCCGCCAATTCCCGATTATTCCCTGCAACCTGTGCGGCTCGCAGCCCAATTTGCAGCGTCAAGTGATTAAAGAAATGCTGCAACAATGGGACAAACAACACCCCGGCCGCAGCGAAACCTTGTTTTCCGCCCTGCAAAACGTGGTGCCCTCGCACTTGGCCGACACCGCCCTTTTCGGCTTTACCACCCTGCAACGCGGCCAAACCCTGCAACACGGCGGCGACATCGGCTTTGACAAAGAAACCTTTATCCAGCCCATGCCGCCGCACCACGATGCCGATAGCGAAAACGATGTCGCAGCTGGCCCGCCAAGCACGCAAAGAGTATTTAATATTTTGGATAACCGCGTTTGA
- a CDS encoding lipoprotein-releasing ABC transporter permease subunit — protein sequence MNSLETWIGLRYLRAKKRSGFMSFISIISIVGIAIGVIALIVVLSVMNGFQKEIRGQLLKVAPHMEMGYLMPEGGETWQGLAEMAQQNKRVLGVAPYVAGQALLANEGEVRGVQIKGIDPANFAQVSEFGDALPPATYQKLRAGEFDVVLGQDLADALGVMEGEKVTVITPDGNVTPVGMVPRMKQFNVVGIVKSGIFAVDSTLAMTNMQDAQTLYRIGDEGVTLQLRLSGPDTAPDVTAQILPADKVNVNKVWVRDWTFQNKDYFQAVEVEKKMMFIIMFFISLVASINLVSTLIMTVTEKQAAIAILRTLGLPPSGIMKIFMVQGVLLGLIGTLWGVVVGVLLAFNIGHIVHGIEAIMGRKLIASAVYFIDYVPSHVVLSDVLIIAGISLLLSFLVTLYPSWRAAKTQPAEALRYE from the coding sequence ATGAATTCGCTAGAAACTTGGATTGGGCTGCGCTATTTGCGCGCCAAAAAACGCAGCGGCTTTATGTCGTTTATCAGCATTATTTCCATTGTGGGCATTGCCATTGGCGTGATTGCGCTGATTGTGGTGCTGTCGGTGATGAACGGTTTTCAAAAAGAAATCCGCGGCCAATTGCTCAAAGTGGCACCGCACATGGAAATGGGCTATTTGATGCCCGAAGGCGGTGAAACCTGGCAAGGGCTGGCTGAAATGGCGCAGCAAAACAAACGCGTGCTCGGTGTGGCGCCTTATGTGGCCGGGCAGGCGCTGCTGGCCAATGAAGGCGAAGTGCGCGGGGTGCAGATTAAGGGCATCGACCCGGCCAATTTCGCGCAAGTATCGGAATTTGGCGATGCTTTGCCGCCGGCCACTTATCAAAAACTGCGTGCCGGTGAATTTGATGTGGTGCTGGGGCAGGATTTGGCCGATGCGCTGGGGGTGATGGAAGGCGAAAAAGTCACCGTGATTACGCCCGACGGCAATGTAACGCCGGTGGGCATGGTGCCGCGCATGAAGCAATTTAATGTGGTGGGCATTGTAAAAAGCGGCATTTTTGCGGTGGACAGCACGCTGGCGATGACCAATATGCAGGATGCGCAAACGCTGTACCGCATTGGCGATGAGGGCGTAACCCTGCAACTGCGTTTAAGCGGCCCCGATACCGCGCCGGATGTTACCGCGCAAATATTGCCTGCCGATAAGGTGAATGTGAATAAAGTATGGGTGCGCGACTGGACCTTCCAAAACAAAGACTACTTCCAAGCGGTGGAAGTAGAGAAGAAAATGATGTTTATCATTATGTTTTTTATCAGCTTGGTGGCGTCGATTAACTTGGTGTCTACCCTGATTATGACGGTAACCGAAAAACAAGCGGCCATTGCCATTTTGCGCACGCTGGGGCTGCCGCCGAGCGGGATTATGAAAATCTTTATGGTGCAAGGCGTGTTGCTCGGCTTAATCGGCACGCTGTGGGGCGTGGTGGTGGGCGTGTTGCTGGCCTTCAATATCGGCCATATCGTGCACGGGATTGAAGCGATTATGGGGCGCAAGCTGATTGCCTCGGCGGTGTATTTTATCGACTACGTGCCTTCGCATGTGGTGCTCAGCGATGTGTTGATTATTGCGGGTATTTCTTTGTTATTGTCTTTTTTGGTAACGCTCTATCCCAGCTGGCGTGCGGCCAAAACCCAACCGGCGGAGGCCTTGCGTTATGAGTAA
- the lolD gene encoding lipoprotein-releasing ABC transporter ATP-binding protein LolD, producing the protein MSNWVLQCQNVGKSYVDGQLNVTVLANLNLQVAAGRSVSIVGASGSGKSTLLHILGGLDTPSEGRVTLLEQDLAGLSQTALGQLRNRHLGFVYQFHHLLPEFSALENVMMPLLIGKMPKAEAEATAAEMLDKVGLKPRMQHRPGELSGGERQRAAIARALVNRPACLLADEPTGNLDRKNAQNVFDMMLDLQHELNTALVVVTHDDELAARFDEVLLMQDGGLMPFQAA; encoded by the coding sequence ATGAGTAATTGGGTATTGCAGTGCCAAAATGTTGGCAAAAGCTATGTAGACGGCCAATTGAACGTAACCGTGCTGGCCAATCTCAATCTTCAGGTAGCCGCAGGGCGAAGCGTGAGCATTGTGGGGGCTTCCGGCAGCGGCAAATCCACGCTGCTGCATATTTTGGGCGGGCTGGATACGCCCAGCGAAGGCCGGGTGACGCTGCTGGAGCAGGATTTGGCCGGTTTGAGTCAAACCGCGCTGGGGCAGCTGCGCAACCGTCACTTGGGCTTTGTGTATCAATTCCACCATTTGCTGCCTGAATTTTCGGCACTGGAAAATGTGATGATGCCGCTGTTGATTGGCAAAATGCCCAAAGCCGAAGCGGAAGCCACGGCGGCGGAAATGCTGGATAAAGTGGGTTTAAAGCCGCGTATGCAGCACCGCCCGGGTGAATTATCCGGCGGCGAGCGCCAACGCGCCGCCATCGCCCGCGCCTTGGTAAACCGCCCCGCCTGCTTGCTGGCCGACGAGCCCACCGGCAACCTAGACCGCAAAAACGCCCAAAATGTGTTCGACATGATGCTCGACTTGCAACACGAGCTCAATACCGCGCTGGTGGTGGTCACCCACGATGACGAGCTGGCGGCGCGCTTTGATGAAGTACTGCTAATGCAAGACGGCGGCTTGATGCCGTTTCAGGCAGCCTAG